A genomic window from Winogradskyella sp. J14-2 includes:
- a CDS encoding peptidase M61, translating to MKNYLAILGLSVMLVGCGSAKPKADDLAVNNPIETALDLTAVVEDKVPVTINPGRFTTETVTYRLPRVVQGTYSVSDFGKYIEGMKALDYNGNELEVTKVDTNTWTITNATNLDKLTYYVNDTFDIESTGGIGGENPFSPAGTNIEEDNYVLNLHGFIGYFDSLKNNQYALDVTAPATFVRTSALEDRGMKSSADGTSITSSYFAQRYFEITDNPMMYGKLDVEEFMVGDIKIVLSVFSPNKVHTAASQKETVYKMMQAQKNYLGDINSTARYDIYLYLSDGSDTAPKGMGALEHHTSTVVVLPESSSKEGLASSIIDVVAHEFFHIVTPLSVHSEDVHYFDYNKPTFSKHLWMYEGVTEYFAQHFQVYEGLVEPADFYNTIMSKINTSKNLDDAMSFTVMSENVLEEPYASNYYNVYMKGALIGMCIDILMRKESDGNRSMLSLMKELSAKYGKDKPFEDDNLIAEITEMTYPSVGEFLRTHVEGDVPINYNDFFNMVGLTMGESEVPTNYIFAGGQNIIFDGDREKGTIFFSPMVAKNSFWSSEGVLPGDVIKKVNGTELTLANAQQVIGGMFGWQEGMEYSLDLERNGEAIVLKGTLGKATAISESLIEDENATEAQKALRQAWLKG from the coding sequence ATGAAGAATTATTTAGCCATCTTGGGCTTAAGCGTAATGTTAGTAGGTTGTGGTTCAGCCAAGCCAAAAGCAGATGATTTAGCAGTTAATAATCCTATCGAAACTGCACTAGATTTAACAGCAGTAGTAGAAGATAAAGTACCAGTAACTATAAATCCTGGCCGTTTTACTACAGAAACAGTAACTTATAGATTGCCTCGAGTAGTACAAGGAACATATTCTGTTAGTGATTTTGGAAAGTACATAGAAGGTATGAAAGCTTTAGACTATAATGGGAATGAGCTCGAAGTAACTAAAGTAGATACTAATACTTGGACCATAACAAATGCTACCAATTTAGATAAACTAACCTATTACGTTAATGATACTTTTGATATTGAATCTACAGGTGGCATAGGTGGTGAAAACCCATTCTCACCAGCAGGAACAAATATTGAAGAAGACAACTATGTATTAAATCTTCATGGATTTATTGGTTATTTCGATTCTTTAAAAAACAATCAATATGCTTTAGATGTAACGGCGCCAGCGACCTTTGTAAGAACCTCAGCTTTAGAAGACAGAGGCATGAAGTCTAGCGCAGACGGAACGTCTATAACAAGCAGTTATTTTGCACAACGTTATTTTGAAATTACAGACAACCCAATGATGTATGGTAAGTTGGATGTTGAAGAATTTATGGTTGGTGATATTAAAATTGTACTAAGTGTATTTTCACCAAACAAAGTGCATACTGCGGCAAGCCAAAAGGAAACGGTTTATAAAATGATGCAGGCACAAAAGAACTATCTAGGCGATATTAACAGTACAGCACGTTATGATATTTACTTATACTTATCTGATGGCTCTGACACTGCACCAAAAGGGATGGGAGCTTTAGAGCACCATACATCTACAGTGGTTGTTTTGCCCGAGTCTTCAAGCAAAGAAGGCTTAGCGTCTTCTATTATAGACGTTGTAGCACACGAGTTTTTTCATATTGTAACTCCATTATCTGTGCATTCAGAAGATGTGCATTATTTCGATTATAACAAACCAACATTCTCTAAACATTTATGGATGTACGAAGGTGTAACTGAGTATTTTGCACAACACTTTCAGGTGTATGAAGGTTTGGTAGAGCCAGCTGATTTTTATAATACCATCATGTCTAAAATTAATACATCAAAAAACTTAGACGATGCTATGAGCTTTACTGTAATGAGTGAAAATGTTTTAGAAGAACCATATGCTTCAAACTATTACAATGTGTACATGAAAGGTGCATTAATTGGTATGTGTATCGACATTTTAATGCGAAAAGAAAGTGATGGCAATAGAAGCATGTTGTCTTTAATGAAAGAATTATCTGCAAAATACGGTAAGGATAAACCATTTGAAGACGATAACCTAATAGCTGAAATCACAGAAATGACCTATCCTAGTGTCGGCGAGTTCTTAAGAACACATGTTGAGGGTGATGTACCAATTAACTATAATGATTTTTTTAATATGGTTGGTTTAACAATGGGCGAGAGCGAAGTACCAACAAACTATATTTTTGCGGGCGGACAAAATATTATTTTTGATGGCGACAGAGAAAAAGGAACTATTTTCTTCTCACCAATGGTGGCTAAAAATTCATTCTGGTCGTCAGAAGGTGTTCTGCCAGGTGATGTAATTAAAAAGGTAAACGGAACAGAATTAACGCTTGCCAACGCACAGCAAGTGATTGGTGGCATGTTTGGTTGGCAAGAAGGCATGGAGTATAGCCTAGATTTAGAGCGCAATGGCGAAGCTATAGTCTTAAAAGGGACTTTAGGTAAAGCCACAGCAATTAGTGAATCTTTAATTGAAGATGAAAATGCTACTGAAGCACAAAAAGCGCTAAGACAAGCTTGGTTAAAAGGGTAA
- a CDS encoding HipA family kinase: MNIKELKLVAIRKEQIGGSTRPLIIDAEDEDSNISSYVLKLYNKKSITQNFAVAKEILILELAKEFDLPVPDYGIINFDHKYLTSYFDEKYIENLDSGYKFCSKIVDGVVIFNPLVKNTYLQDYDIENVFAFDNLILNIDRGGYHNKPNLLVNDEDFVLIDHELTLPFYSHPQSSNINYWNTFMTYNCNNHIFLKFLKKMKKTELIFDEFQIHLDNLNLTIFDDIFDNFDKFNINNSGKNACLDYFKWAKLNNVKIVRLLNNRIS, from the coding sequence TTGAACATCAAAGAACTTAAGCTGGTAGCAATAAGAAAAGAACAAATAGGAGGGAGCACTCGGCCTTTGATTATCGATGCGGAAGACGAGGACTCAAATATATCATCTTATGTTCTGAAATTATACAACAAAAAATCTATCACTCAAAATTTTGCGGTGGCCAAAGAAATTTTGATATTAGAGTTAGCTAAAGAATTTGACTTACCTGTTCCTGATTATGGTATAATAAATTTTGATCATAAATATTTGACATCCTATTTTGATGAAAAGTATATTGAAAACTTGGATTCAGGTTATAAATTTTGCAGTAAAATAGTTGATGGAGTTGTTATCTTCAATCCTTTAGTTAAGAACACTTACTTGCAGGATTATGATATTGAAAATGTATTTGCATTTGACAATTTAATCCTTAATATAGATAGAGGAGGTTATCATAATAAGCCTAATTTACTTGTAAATGATGAAGATTTTGTTCTAATCGATCACGAATTAACGTTACCCTTTTATTCACATCCACAAAGTTCAAATATCAATTATTGGAATACCTTTATGACTTATAATTGCAATAATCACATTTTTCTGAAGTTCTTAAAGAAAATGAAAAAAACGGAATTGATTTTTGATGAGTTTCAAATCCACCTGGATAATTTAAATTTGACTATTTTTGACGACATATTTGACAATTTTGATAAATTTAACATTAACAATAGTGGAAAAAATGCTTGTTTGGATTATTTTAAATGGGCAAAGTTAAACAATGTTAAAATAGTTAGACTGTTAAACAACAGGATATCATAA
- a CDS encoding TIGR02757 family protein encodes MKLKTSELKTFLDEKVQLYNNPKFIESDPIQVPHQFSKKENIEIAGFLTATIAWGNRKSIINNANKMMVLLDHAPYEFVTQHQDSDLEALQSFVHRTFNREDFIQFIKSLQHIYKVHDGLEAVFAKHAEPYALQQSIHEFKKLFFEIPHLERTKKHVSDPLKKSAAKRINMYLRWMVRNDNAGVDFGIWDSLSPAQLSCPLDVHSGNVARKLGLLKRKQNDAKALAELDANLRKLDPNDPVKYDFALFGLGVFEGF; translated from the coding sequence TTGAAACTCAAAACATCAGAACTTAAAACCTTTTTAGACGAAAAAGTCCAGCTTTACAATAACCCAAAATTTATTGAGAGTGACCCAATACAAGTGCCGCATCAATTTTCTAAAAAAGAGAATATTGAGATTGCTGGGTTTTTAACTGCTACCATTGCTTGGGGAAATCGTAAAAGTATTATTAACAATGCTAATAAAATGATGGTGCTGTTAGACCATGCACCTTATGAGTTTGTAACACAGCACCAAGACTCAGATTTAGAGGCGTTACAGTCGTTTGTGCACAGAACGTTTAATAGAGAGGATTTTATACAGTTTATAAAAAGTCTGCAACATATCTATAAAGTGCATGATGGTTTAGAAGCTGTTTTTGCAAAACATGCTGAGCCTTATGCTTTACAGCAAAGTATCCACGAGTTTAAAAAACTGTTTTTTGAGATTCCGCATTTAGAGCGTACCAAAAAGCATGTGAGTGATCCTCTTAAAAAGTCTGCTGCCAAACGTATTAATATGTACTTACGCTGGATGGTACGTAACGATAATGCTGGTGTAGACTTTGGTATTTGGGATAGCCTCTCTCCTGCTCAACTTAGTTGTCCGTTGGATGTACACTCTGGTAATGTTGCCAGGAAGTTAGGCTTGCTAAAACGCAAACAGAATGATGCTAAAGCCTTAGCAGAATTGGATGCAAACCTGCGTAAGTTAGACCCTAACGATCCCGTAAAGTATGATTTTGCATTGTTTGGCTTGGGTGTTTTTGAGGGGTTTTAA
- a CDS encoding SRPBCC family protein: protein MPQIVVETEIESDIEICFDLARDIGFYKQSLKHKNEIPVMGKISGLVEEGDSITWETNHLGYMQHLTLKVSELKKPYIFTDIMTDGSFKSYRHDHIFKVRNGKTVMIDQLHFASKYGIIGKILDSLILKRYLKEAIIDRNKILKQKAEELSKG, encoded by the coding sequence ATGCCTCAAATTGTAGTAGAAACTGAAATAGAATCAGACATTGAGATTTGCTTTGATTTAGCAAGGGATATTGGGTTTTACAAGCAGTCTTTAAAGCACAAAAATGAAATACCAGTTATGGGAAAAATATCTGGCCTTGTAGAAGAAGGGGATTCTATAACATGGGAAACCAATCATCTTGGCTATATGCAGCACCTTACCTTAAAAGTTTCCGAGTTAAAAAAACCCTACATATTTACAGATATAATGACTGATGGTAGCTTTAAATCTTACAGACACGATCATATTTTTAAAGTACGCAATGGTAAGACCGTAATGATAGATCAATTGCACTTTGCTTCAAAATATGGAATTATTGGCAAAATTCTGGACAGTCTAATTCTAAAAAGATATTTGAAGGAGGCAATAATCGATAGAAATAAAATTTTAAAGCAAAAAGCGGAGGAACTTTCAAAAGGATAA
- the ychF gene encoding redox-regulated ATPase YchF yields MKAGIVGLPNVGKSTLFNCLSNAKAQSANFPFCTIEPNIGVVNVPDPRLAKLEALVNPERVMPATVEIVDIAGLVKGASKGEGLGNQFLANIRETDAILHVLRCFDNDNIVHVDGSVDPIRDKETIDMELQLKDLETTEKKLDKVKRAAKTGNKEAQAEEAVLLKIKNGLESGVSVRALEFSDEDYADYVKPLQFITDKPVMYVCNVDEGSANTGNAYVEQVREAVKDEHAEVLVLAVGTEADINELEDYEERQMFLDDIGLDEPGSAKLIRAAYKLLNQQTYFTAGVKEVRAWTVGVGATAPQAAGVIHTDFEKGFIRAEVIAYDDYVNYGSEAKVKEAGKMRVEGKNYIVKDGDVMYFLFNV; encoded by the coding sequence ATGAAAGCTGGAATAGTAGGATTACCAAACGTAGGAAAATCAACCTTATTTAACTGCTTATCTAACGCTAAAGCGCAAAGTGCAAACTTTCCGTTTTGTACCATAGAGCCTAATATTGGTGTGGTTAACGTGCCAGACCCGAGATTAGCAAAACTAGAAGCTTTGGTTAATCCAGAGCGTGTAATGCCTGCAACGGTAGAGATTGTAGATATCGCAGGTTTGGTAAAAGGTGCAAGTAAAGGAGAAGGTTTAGGAAATCAGTTCTTAGCCAACATAAGAGAAACCGATGCTATTTTGCACGTGTTACGTTGTTTTGATAACGATAATATTGTTCATGTAGATGGTTCTGTAGATCCCATTAGAGACAAGGAAACCATTGATATGGAGCTTCAGCTTAAAGATTTGGAAACAACTGAAAAGAAATTAGATAAAGTAAAGCGTGCTGCTAAAACCGGTAATAAAGAAGCGCAAGCAGAAGAAGCAGTGCTTTTAAAGATAAAGAACGGTTTAGAGTCTGGTGTGTCTGTGAGAGCATTAGAGTTTTCAGATGAAGATTATGCAGATTACGTAAAGCCACTACAGTTTATTACAGACAAGCCAGTAATGTATGTGTGTAATGTAGATGAAGGATCTGCAAACACTGGTAATGCTTATGTAGAGCAGGTGAGAGAAGCAGTTAAAGATGAGCACGCAGAAGTATTGGTATTAGCAGTTGGAACAGAAGCCGATATTAACGAGTTAGAAGATTACGAAGAGCGCCAAATGTTCTTAGACGATATAGGCTTAGATGAGCCAGGTTCGGCAAAATTAATTAGAGCGGCTTACAAGCTTTTAAATCAGCAAACCTACTTTACAGCAGGTGTAAAAGAAGTAAGAGCATGGACAGTTGGTGTTGGTGCTACTGCGCCACAGGCTGCTGGAGTTATTCATACCGATTTTGAAAAAGGCTTTATTAGAGCAGAAGTTATCGCTTACGATGATTACGTGAACTACGGAAGTGAAGCTAAAGTAAAAGAAGCTGGTAAAATGCGTGTAGAAGGGAAGAACTACATTGTTAAAGATGGAGATGTAATGTATTTCTTGTTTAACGTGTAA